The genomic interval ATTGAACAATTCTGAATATTAAGCAAACATTATGCCGTGCCGGTTCGGAAAACCGGAATACAAAGAGAAGAAAGGGAAATAAATGAAGAAACTGGCATTACTTCTGAGCGTTCTTACTATAGCTCTTTTCGCTGCATGCGGAGAACAGGCGGATGAAGCAACTCCAGCTCCAGCAGATGACATTGAAGAAGTAGCAACGGTTGAAGTTACTATAACAAATGGACTTGAAGCATGGGAAATCCATTCTATTTTTGTAGACCCGTCCGATGAACCATGGAGCGAAGACCTCCTCGGAAGAGAAGATATTCTTAGTACAGGAGAATCCTTCACAGTCGAAGTAGAAAAGGGCACCTGGGATATAATGGTATCCGATGAAGACGGCGACACTTACACACTCTGGGAAATTGAGATAGGACCTGAAGGTTACAAGTGGAATGTTACTCTGGACGACCTTGACAGCGGATGGGATGAAGAAGAATTCACAGAACCTCAGATTCTCGAAACTGGCGAAGGAACCGCACCGATTACCATCACCAACAGTCTTGAGGGATGGGACATTTTCTGGGTATACGTCGATACATCCGACGAACCCTGGGGTGATGACCTTATGGGTATGGATGTTCTCTACCCTGATGATCAGATCATCGTCTGGGTAGACCCCGGAACCTATGACATCAAGGTTGAGGACGAAGACGGCGACACATACACCCTCTGGGAAGTTGAAGTAGATGAAGTCGGCTACGAATGGAATGTAATACTCGACGATATGGATTCCATCGAAGACGCGGTATTGTTGGATGCCGTTTCTTTGGAAACTGGTGAAGGAACCGCGCCGGTCACCATCACCAACAATCTTGGTGGTTGGGATATATACTTCGTTTACGTAGACCCTTCTGATTCTCCCTGGGGTGATGATCAGCTTGGAGCTGACATCCTTGAAGACTCAAGCGAGATCACGATCTGGGTAAACCCCGGATCCTATGACATGAAGGTTGAAGACGAAGACGGTGATACTTACACCCTCTGGGAAATCAATGTTGACGAAAACGGTTACGAATGGGCAGTAACCCTTGAAGATATGGATTAGACGATAAGGTAATAGTTCCAAATAGCAGAAAAACCCGTGGAAAGCATTGCAATCCACGGGTTTTCTTTTCACACCAAAATACTTATTTCGAGTAGAACTCAACAACCATAGTTTCGTCTACTTCAAGAGGAACGTCCTCACGTGAGGGTAGAACCTTCATTATTATCTTTCTGGCAGTGGGATCAACATCAAGATATGCAGGTACTCCAATGCCGGAACCTTCTGTAATATTTTCCTCGATTACTTTTAGCTTTTTGCTCTTCTCCTTCAGAGAAACGACATCGCCAACTTTGACTAAATATGATGGAATATCCAGTTTCCTGCCGTTAACTATTACATGGCCGTGGCCTACAAGTTGACGGGCAGCGGGTATGGATTTTGTAAAACCTGACCTTGCGACAACATTATCCAGCCTTCGCTCTATCTGCTGAAGAAGGTTATGGCCTGTTTCGCCTTTCATTGAAGTAGCTTTCCTGTAGTACTTCCGAAGTTGTTTTTCAGACAGACCGTAGTTGAATCTGATCTTCTGTTTCTCTATGAGCTGAAGTCTGTATGTTGAAGCTCTTCTTCTATGCCATCTGCCACCATGTTCTCCGGGGGGGTTCGGATTGGCAGGATCCCTTCTGGTCAGCCCCGGCAGGGGTCCTAAGGATCTGATTTTGCGAAATTTCGGACCGCGATATCTTGACATTAAGCAACCTCCATATTTTCTGTGCCTCACGAATTCTTCGTGGCATGACGATAACACCGGACACCCGCCGGTGA from Candidatus Aegiribacteria sp. carries:
- the rpsD gene encoding 30S ribosomal protein S4, translated to MSRYRGPKFRKIRSLGPLPGLTRRDPANPNPPGEHGGRWHRRRASTYRLQLIEKQKIRFNYGLSEKQLRKYYRKATSMKGETGHNLLQQIERRLDNVVARSGFTKSIPAARQLVGHGHVIVNGRKLDIPSYLVKVGDVVSLKEKSKKLKVIEENITEGSGIGVPAYLDVDPTARKIIMKVLPSREDVPLEVDETMVVEFYSK